One window from the genome of Paramisgurnus dabryanus chromosome 24, PD_genome_1.1, whole genome shotgun sequence encodes:
- the mbd3b gene encoding methyl-CpG-binding domain protein 3b isoform X3, translating into MEKNEGEEEEEEQRRERGEAGRLYSLCPTGKKFRSKPQLARYLGNSMDLSSFDFRTGKMLMSKLNKNRQRPRYDNNSQSKGKPDLNTSLPVRQTASIFKQPVTKVTNHPSNKVKTDPQKAIDQPRQLFWEKKLSGLNAFDIAEELVKTMDLPKGLQGVGPGCTDKTLLSAIASALHTSAAPITGQLSAAVEKNPGVWLNTAQPLCKAFIVTDEDIRKQEELVYNVRKRLEEALMADMLAHVEESSSDGETLKKEGNCNEDKQEA; encoded by the exons ATGGAGAAAAACGA AGgtgaggaagaagaggaagagcAGAGGCGAGAGAGGGGGGAGGCTGGTCGTTTGTATAGCTTATG CCCCACTGGGAAGAAGTTCCGGAGCAAGCCACAATTGGCCCGTTACCTTGGCAACTCCATGGATCTCAGCTCCTTTGATTTCCGCACGGGCAAGATGCTCATGAGCAAACTTAATAAAAACAGACAGAGGCCCCGATATGACAACAACAGCCAGTCTAAG GGCAAACCCGACCTGAACACATCTCTCCCAGTACGACAGACTGCCTCCATCTTCAAACAGCCAGTCACAAAAGTTACCAACCACCCTAGTAATAAAGTCAAGACAGACCCACAGAAGGCCATTGACCAACCCAGAcag CTTTTCTGGGAGAAGAAATTGAGTGGCCTCAATGCCTTTGATATAGCAGAAGAGCTGGTGAAAACAATGGACCTCCCGAAAGGTTTACAAG GGGTTGGCCCTGGGTGTACAGATAAGACTTTGTTGTCGGCTATTGCCAGCGCTCTTCACACCAGTGCTGCTCCCATCACGGGCCAACTGTCAGCAGCTGTGGAGAAGAACCCGGGTGTTTGGCTTAACACGGCTCAACCTCTCTGTAAAGCCTTCATTGTCACAGATGAAGACATCAG GAAACAAGAGGAGCTGGTGTACAACGTTCGAAAGCGTCTGGAAGAAGCTTTAATGGCCGACATGTTGGCTCACGTGGAAGAATCATCCAGCGATGGAGAGACACTTAAGAAGGAGGGAAACTGCAATGAAGACAAACAGGAAGCATAG
- the mbd3b gene encoding methyl-CpG-binding domain protein 3b isoform X1 has translation MEKNEHDCSLFSRGEEEEEEQRRERGEAGRLYSLCPTGKKFRSKPQLARYLGNSMDLSSFDFRTGKMLMSKLNKNRQRPRYDNNSQSKGKPDLNTSLPVRQTASIFKQPVTKVTNHPSNKVKTDPQKAIDQPRQLFWEKKLSGLNAFDIAEELVKTMDLPKGLQGVGPGCTDKTLLSAIASALHTSAAPITGQLSAAVEKNPGVWLNTAQPLCKAFIVTDEDIRKQEELVYNVRKRLEEALMADMLAHVEESSSDGETLKKEGNCNEDKQEA, from the exons ATGGAGAAAAACGA ACATGACTGTTCTCTTTTTAGCAGAGgtgaggaagaagaggaagagcAGAGGCGAGAGAGGGGGGAGGCTGGTCGTTTGTATAGCTTATG CCCCACTGGGAAGAAGTTCCGGAGCAAGCCACAATTGGCCCGTTACCTTGGCAACTCCATGGATCTCAGCTCCTTTGATTTCCGCACGGGCAAGATGCTCATGAGCAAACTTAATAAAAACAGACAGAGGCCCCGATATGACAACAACAGCCAGTCTAAG GGCAAACCCGACCTGAACACATCTCTCCCAGTACGACAGACTGCCTCCATCTTCAAACAGCCAGTCACAAAAGTTACCAACCACCCTAGTAATAAAGTCAAGACAGACCCACAGAAGGCCATTGACCAACCCAGAcag CTTTTCTGGGAGAAGAAATTGAGTGGCCTCAATGCCTTTGATATAGCAGAAGAGCTGGTGAAAACAATGGACCTCCCGAAAGGTTTACAAG GGGTTGGCCCTGGGTGTACAGATAAGACTTTGTTGTCGGCTATTGCCAGCGCTCTTCACACCAGTGCTGCTCCCATCACGGGCCAACTGTCAGCAGCTGTGGAGAAGAACCCGGGTGTTTGGCTTAACACGGCTCAACCTCTCTGTAAAGCCTTCATTGTCACAGATGAAGACATCAG GAAACAAGAGGAGCTGGTGTACAACGTTCGAAAGCGTCTGGAAGAAGCTTTAATGGCCGACATGTTGGCTCACGTGGAAGAATCATCCAGCGATGGAGAGACACTTAAGAAGGAGGGAAACTGCAATGAAGACAAACAGGAAGCATAG
- the mbd3b gene encoding methyl-CpG-binding domain protein 3b isoform X4, which produces MEKNDPTGKKFRSKPQLARYLGNSMDLSSFDFRTGKMLMSKLNKNRQRPRYDNNSQSKGKPDLNTSLPVRQTASIFKQPVTKVTNHPSNKVKTDPQKAIDQPRQLFWEKKLSGLNAFDIAEELVKTMDLPKGLQGVGPGCTDKTLLSAIASALHTSAAPITGQLSAAVEKNPGVWLNTAQPLCKAFIVTDEDIRKQEELVYNVRKRLEEALMADMLAHVEESSSDGETLKKEGNCNEDKQEA; this is translated from the exons ATGGAGAAAAACGA CCCCACTGGGAAGAAGTTCCGGAGCAAGCCACAATTGGCCCGTTACCTTGGCAACTCCATGGATCTCAGCTCCTTTGATTTCCGCACGGGCAAGATGCTCATGAGCAAACTTAATAAAAACAGACAGAGGCCCCGATATGACAACAACAGCCAGTCTAAG GGCAAACCCGACCTGAACACATCTCTCCCAGTACGACAGACTGCCTCCATCTTCAAACAGCCAGTCACAAAAGTTACCAACCACCCTAGTAATAAAGTCAAGACAGACCCACAGAAGGCCATTGACCAACCCAGAcag CTTTTCTGGGAGAAGAAATTGAGTGGCCTCAATGCCTTTGATATAGCAGAAGAGCTGGTGAAAACAATGGACCTCCCGAAAGGTTTACAAG GGGTTGGCCCTGGGTGTACAGATAAGACTTTGTTGTCGGCTATTGCCAGCGCTCTTCACACCAGTGCTGCTCCCATCACGGGCCAACTGTCAGCAGCTGTGGAGAAGAACCCGGGTGTTTGGCTTAACACGGCTCAACCTCTCTGTAAAGCCTTCATTGTCACAGATGAAGACATCAG GAAACAAGAGGAGCTGGTGTACAACGTTCGAAAGCGTCTGGAAGAAGCTTTAATGGCCGACATGTTGGCTCACGTGGAAGAATCATCCAGCGATGGAGAGACACTTAAGAAGGAGGGAAACTGCAATGAAGACAAACAGGAAGCATAG
- the mbd3b gene encoding methyl-CpG-binding domain protein 3b isoform X2 has translation MEKNDRGEEEEEEQRRERGEAGRLYSLCPTGKKFRSKPQLARYLGNSMDLSSFDFRTGKMLMSKLNKNRQRPRYDNNSQSKGKPDLNTSLPVRQTASIFKQPVTKVTNHPSNKVKTDPQKAIDQPRQLFWEKKLSGLNAFDIAEELVKTMDLPKGLQGVGPGCTDKTLLSAIASALHTSAAPITGQLSAAVEKNPGVWLNTAQPLCKAFIVTDEDIRKQEELVYNVRKRLEEALMADMLAHVEESSSDGETLKKEGNCNEDKQEA, from the exons ATGGAGAAAAACGA CAGAGgtgaggaagaagaggaagagcAGAGGCGAGAGAGGGGGGAGGCTGGTCGTTTGTATAGCTTATG CCCCACTGGGAAGAAGTTCCGGAGCAAGCCACAATTGGCCCGTTACCTTGGCAACTCCATGGATCTCAGCTCCTTTGATTTCCGCACGGGCAAGATGCTCATGAGCAAACTTAATAAAAACAGACAGAGGCCCCGATATGACAACAACAGCCAGTCTAAG GGCAAACCCGACCTGAACACATCTCTCCCAGTACGACAGACTGCCTCCATCTTCAAACAGCCAGTCACAAAAGTTACCAACCACCCTAGTAATAAAGTCAAGACAGACCCACAGAAGGCCATTGACCAACCCAGAcag CTTTTCTGGGAGAAGAAATTGAGTGGCCTCAATGCCTTTGATATAGCAGAAGAGCTGGTGAAAACAATGGACCTCCCGAAAGGTTTACAAG GGGTTGGCCCTGGGTGTACAGATAAGACTTTGTTGTCGGCTATTGCCAGCGCTCTTCACACCAGTGCTGCTCCCATCACGGGCCAACTGTCAGCAGCTGTGGAGAAGAACCCGGGTGTTTGGCTTAACACGGCTCAACCTCTCTGTAAAGCCTTCATTGTCACAGATGAAGACATCAG GAAACAAGAGGAGCTGGTGTACAACGTTCGAAAGCGTCTGGAAGAAGCTTTAATGGCCGACATGTTGGCTCACGTGGAAGAATCATCCAGCGATGGAGAGACACTTAAGAAGGAGGGAAACTGCAATGAAGACAAACAGGAAGCATAG
- the LOC135728660 gene encoding cytochrome b-c1 complex subunit 10-like: MQKLIKLIGPKYVSIARAWVPTIVGWGTVGGVGVVYFTDWRLILDYVPYIRGKFKNDD, translated from the exons ATgcaaaagttaataaaactgaTTGGACCCAAATATGTCTCCATTGCCAGAGCGTG GGTACCCACGATTGTCGGTTGGGGTACAGTTGGTGGAGTGGGCGTTGTCTACTTCACAGACTGGCGGCTCATTTTGGATTATGTCCCCTATATCAGAGGCAAATTCAAGAATGACGACTAG